The following are encoded in a window of Paraburkholderia hospita genomic DNA:
- a CDS encoding universal stress protein: MNSKIASDTASAAFERVLVASEGGAGLIPLTRFALRFARPSALVRLVDVICNPAALVPTLLLSYPDWSEAHRAMLHAAQIRLAHAAHDAAAFVTRPETDLIDLVELHRHATDALSDAAQTWHADLIAVASHPRSHRWACRLDPEELVAATHCPVLHVPTAWLGGQDAAVARVLVAIDGSAASIMALRFASRIVPRGATFNVIYVTDGRSGLRDLLPHSFFRHDGERALADAESVMKSMSIPTETAMVETDREYDDVASVILRETRQWQADLVVMSSSSRPMLKHPLPGHVVAHTLHNAECPVLVCPPSIERFTRIDPESDSQQQAASEGTISPPPVFL, encoded by the coding sequence ATGAACAGCAAAATAGCAAGCGATACGGCATCGGCGGCATTCGAACGGGTGCTGGTTGCCTCCGAAGGAGGCGCGGGCCTCATTCCTTTGACGCGGTTTGCGTTGCGATTTGCCCGTCCCAGCGCCCTGGTGCGTCTTGTCGATGTGATCTGCAATCCCGCCGCGCTCGTTCCAACACTCCTCCTGTCGTACCCGGACTGGAGCGAAGCCCATCGCGCGATGCTGCATGCGGCACAGATACGTCTCGCTCACGCCGCGCATGACGCGGCAGCATTTGTCACGAGGCCGGAAACGGACCTTATCGACCTCGTCGAGCTGCATCGGCATGCGACCGATGCGTTGAGCGATGCCGCGCAGACGTGGCACGCAGACCTGATCGCCGTCGCCTCGCATCCACGCAGTCATCGCTGGGCGTGCAGGCTCGATCCCGAGGAACTCGTCGCAGCAACCCATTGCCCTGTACTGCATGTACCAACTGCATGGCTCGGCGGCCAGGACGCAGCCGTGGCGCGTGTACTCGTGGCTATCGACGGGTCCGCAGCTTCCATCATGGCGCTGCGTTTCGCGTCGCGCATTGTGCCCAGGGGCGCTACGTTCAACGTGATCTACGTGACGGACGGCCGTTCCGGACTGAGGGATCTGCTGCCGCACAGTTTCTTCCGTCATGACGGGGAGCGCGCGCTGGCCGACGCCGAATCGGTGATGAAGAGCATGTCGATCCCGACAGAAACCGCGATGGTCGAAACAGACCGCGAGTATGACGACGTAGCCAGCGTCATCCTGCGCGAGACGAGACAGTGGCAGGCCGACCTCGTGGTGATGTCATCCAGCAGTCGACCAATGCTCAAGCATCCACTGCCGGGGCATGTCGTGGCGCACACGCTGCACAATGCCGAGTGTCCCGTGCTCGTCTGTCCGCCGTCGATTGAGCGCTTTACGCGCATCGACCCGGAGAGCGATAGCCAGCAGCAGGCCGCATCGGAGGGCACCATTTCGCCGCCGCCCGTGTTTCTTTGA
- a CDS encoding potassium channel family protein: MVNSLGFFTIGGTDSHDGMRAVRAWRVIRWFLCGWSLLAIPTFYGELTATSQGTLTIARSVYLSMFVVFALCLLWMLHASKKPKTWLAHNRLDVTIMIGAAFSAGWGAPPWQTVEWVLRLLFVSLVAIRIVLSLKGFFAPNRLIGLLIAGAGVLAMAGAGFLWLEPRVHSYADGLWLAFESSATVGYGDIAPTTPASRVFAVFVVLLGYGMLSLVFASIAAAFIGKEEKALRHEMHRDIKHLNDEIGQLRAELRALGESMIPSSDAVAEAHRPAPRDQH, encoded by the coding sequence ATGGTTAACAGTCTCGGATTTTTCACGATCGGCGGCACGGATTCGCATGATGGTATGCGTGCAGTTCGCGCCTGGCGTGTCATTCGCTGGTTCCTGTGCGGATGGAGCCTGCTCGCCATCCCCACCTTTTATGGCGAACTCACAGCGACTTCTCAAGGTACGCTAACGATCGCGCGGAGCGTGTATCTGAGTATGTTCGTGGTCTTCGCGCTCTGCTTGCTGTGGATGCTCCATGCGAGCAAAAAGCCGAAGACCTGGCTTGCGCACAATCGCCTCGATGTGACGATCATGATCGGCGCGGCATTCAGCGCGGGATGGGGCGCGCCGCCTTGGCAAACCGTCGAATGGGTGTTGCGATTGCTCTTCGTGAGCCTCGTCGCGATCCGCATCGTCCTGTCGCTAAAGGGCTTTTTCGCGCCCAACCGGCTCATCGGGCTGTTGATCGCAGGTGCTGGTGTGCTGGCGATGGCCGGCGCGGGATTCCTCTGGCTCGAACCGAGGGTGCACAGCTATGCCGACGGTCTGTGGCTCGCGTTTGAAAGCAGCGCGACGGTCGGTTATGGAGACATCGCGCCGACCACGCCCGCTTCGCGCGTGTTTGCCGTGTTCGTTGTGTTGCTGGGTTACGGCATGCTGTCACTGGTCTTTGCGAGCATTGCGGCTGCGTTCATCGGCAAGGAGGAAAAAGCGCTGCGCCACGAAATGCACCGCGACATCAAACATCTGAACGATGAGATAGGCCAGCTACGCGCGGAGCTTCGGGCGTTGGGCGAAAGCATGATCCCGTCATCCGATGCGGTCGCTGAGGCGCACCGTCCGGCGCCGCGTGATCAACACTGA
- a CDS encoding F0F1 ATP synthase subunit beta, producing the protein MSIQYSQTDGQSGQAVASGWVIMVRGAVIDADFTGQMLPAVDTAMLVSIEAGRQVLVEVQAHVSDTVVRALALHAMAGIARGMSVHSTGRPMTVPVGTCVPGRLLDGCKRPCGGETRDARAGVAHRASG; encoded by the coding sequence GTGTCGATCCAGTATAGTCAAACTGACGGACAGTCCGGGCAGGCTGTCGCGAGCGGCTGGGTGATCATGGTACGCGGTGCCGTCATCGATGCCGATTTCACGGGGCAAATGCTGCCCGCCGTCGACACGGCCATGTTGGTATCGATTGAAGCCGGACGGCAGGTTCTGGTCGAAGTACAGGCGCACGTCAGCGATACCGTCGTGCGGGCACTTGCGTTGCATGCGATGGCGGGTATTGCGCGCGGCATGTCTGTGCATTCTACGGGCCGTCCCATGACGGTTCCCGTCGGCACGTGCGTGCCTGGCCGGCTTCTGGATGGTTGCAAGCGACCATGTGGCGGCGAGACTCGAGACGCTCGTGCGGGAGTCGCGCATCGTGCGTCAGGATGA
- a CDS encoding LemA family protein, which yields MTKSILLIPLLFVFCALAGCGIERPHVRDDDAQAAFSEVLDLYNERLSLADEATALARPYLPPGSSALADVANARSTVTALHATPEFVDAPASFERFDVAQRQLTEAMSQLMVVCESVHRLSATPRFALLQTRLAASARRIAVARDRYDSTARRYNASLRRFPFNLAQAVHADADKPTFSVRDGSPVHRQPRTDFGALRGSLRV from the coding sequence ATGACGAAGTCCATTCTGCTCATTCCTCTCCTCTTCGTGTTCTGCGCGCTCGCGGGCTGCGGCATCGAGCGCCCGCATGTACGCGATGACGACGCGCAGGCGGCGTTCTCGGAGGTCCTCGATCTGTACAACGAGCGCCTTTCATTGGCCGACGAAGCGACAGCGCTCGCGCGCCCTTACCTGCCGCCGGGTTCATCGGCGCTCGCGGACGTCGCCAACGCCCGCTCGACTGTCACCGCGCTGCATGCAACACCGGAGTTTGTCGATGCGCCTGCATCGTTCGAGCGCTTCGATGTCGCTCAACGTCAGTTGACGGAGGCGATGTCGCAACTGATGGTCGTGTGCGAATCCGTGCACCGGTTGAGCGCGACGCCCCGCTTTGCTCTGCTGCAGACGCGTCTCGCGGCGTCGGCACGACGTATCGCGGTAGCGCGCGATCGCTATGACAGCACGGCGCGACGCTACAACGCGTCCTTGCGCCGCTTTCCATTCAACCTTGCGCAAGCCGTTCATGCCGATGCAGACAAACCCACGTTCTCGGTCCGCGACGGTTCGCCCGTGCACCGTCAGCCCCGCACGGACTTCGGCGCATTACGCGGATCGCTACGTGTATAG
- the adhP gene encoding alcohol dehydrogenase AdhP produces MTRHMKAAVVHQFGAPLSIEEVPVPEVGPGQILVNIKASGVCHTDLHAADGDWPVKPSLPFIPGHEGVGYVTAVGNGVRNVKEGDRVGVPWLYTACGHCEHCLSGWETLCHDQQNTGYSVNGGYAEYVLADPNYVGHLPDNVAFDEIAPILCAGVTVYKGIRVTDTRPGQWLAISGIGGLGHVAVQYAIAMGLHVVAVDISDEKLALARKLGAKLTINANTTDPAAAIQKEIGGAHGVLVTAVSRSAFAQALGMLRRGGTVALNGLPPGDFPLPIFSTVLNGITVRGSIVGTRRDLQESLDFAAQGSVRAHIHRDRIENINTVFAGLREGTVDGRVVVTLD; encoded by the coding sequence ATGACGCGTCACATGAAGGCAGCCGTCGTTCATCAATTCGGTGCGCCACTGAGCATTGAGGAAGTCCCCGTCCCCGAAGTCGGGCCGGGCCAGATTCTGGTCAACATCAAAGCGTCGGGCGTGTGCCATACCGATCTGCATGCCGCGGACGGAGATTGGCCCGTCAAGCCTTCCTTGCCCTTCATTCCTGGTCATGAAGGCGTTGGATATGTCACCGCCGTCGGCAACGGCGTCAGGAACGTGAAGGAAGGCGACCGCGTGGGCGTGCCGTGGCTATACACCGCCTGCGGCCACTGCGAGCATTGCCTGAGCGGCTGGGAAACGCTTTGTCATGACCAGCAAAACACCGGCTACTCGGTCAACGGCGGATATGCCGAATACGTGCTCGCCGATCCGAACTACGTTGGACACCTGCCAGATAACGTCGCTTTCGACGAAATCGCGCCGATTCTTTGCGCCGGCGTCACCGTCTATAAAGGCATCCGCGTGACAGACACGCGCCCGGGGCAGTGGCTGGCAATATCAGGCATCGGCGGCCTTGGTCACGTCGCCGTGCAGTACGCAATCGCGATGGGCCTGCATGTCGTCGCCGTAGACATCTCCGACGAGAAGCTGGCGCTCGCGCGCAAACTGGGCGCGAAACTCACCATCAATGCGAACACGACGGACCCCGCGGCCGCGATCCAGAAGGAAATCGGGGGAGCACACGGCGTGCTGGTCACGGCCGTGTCGCGCAGCGCTTTTGCCCAGGCACTCGGCATGTTGCGACGTGGTGGAACGGTTGCGTTGAATGGCCTGCCTCCCGGCGACTTCCCATTGCCGATCTTCTCGACTGTGCTCAATGGCATCACGGTGCGTGGATCGATCGTCGGCACGCGACGTGATCTGCAGGAGTCGCTCGATTTCGCTGCGCAAGGCAGCGTGCGCGCCCATATCCATCGCGACCGGATCGAGAACATTAATACGGTGTTTGCGGGGTTGCGTGAGGGAACCGTCGACGGGCGCGTCGTGGTGACGCTCGACTAG
- a CDS encoding flavodoxin family protein produces the protein MSESRSTILVVYYSRSGTTRRIAEMLAAELGADIEAVREQGSNVSRAGARGYLRSLIDALCRRQVRIMPALHDPSRYELVVMGSPVWAGHASAPALAWLTEHGGQIRHLALFCCLGGRGAKPALEQMAGSAHKTPVAMCWITAHDVRQRVDGERRQGFARKIRHKLATRLEAEWGV, from the coding sequence GTGTCCGAATCTCGCAGCACGATACTCGTGGTGTATTACTCACGCAGTGGCACGACGCGTCGAATCGCGGAGATGCTGGCGGCAGAACTCGGCGCCGATATCGAAGCCGTCCGTGAGCAGGGCTCAAACGTGTCGCGCGCCGGTGCGCGTGGCTATCTGCGTTCGCTGATCGACGCGTTGTGTCGGCGCCAGGTGAGGATCATGCCCGCGCTGCACGATCCGTCGCGCTACGAACTGGTCGTGATGGGCTCGCCCGTATGGGCGGGTCATGCTTCGGCGCCCGCGTTGGCATGGCTCACGGAGCATGGCGGACAGATCCGGCACCTTGCGCTGTTCTGCTGTCTGGGCGGCCGCGGTGCAAAGCCGGCATTGGAGCAGATGGCGGGCTCGGCGCACAAAACCCCTGTTGCAATGTGTTGGATCACTGCGCACGACGTGCGCCAGAGAGTCGATGGCGAACGGCGTCAGGGTTTCGCTCGAAAAATCAGGCACAAGCTGGCGACTCGACTGGAGGCGGAGTGGGGCGTGTGA
- a CDS encoding beta-ketoacyl-ACP reductase, translating to MKAERVAFVTGGMGGLGAAISRTLHDAGITVAMSHSIRNDHISTWLVKERDLGRIFHAYEADVTDFDSCERCAKRVLDELKRVDILINNAGITRDATFANMSKADWDAVLRTDLDGLFNMTKPFLPGMVERGYGRIVNIGSVNGSRGAFGQANYSAAKSGVHGFTKAVALEVAKHGVTVNTVSPGYLATAMVQALPHDIMETKILPQIPVGRLGRPEEVAALIAFLCSDEAAFMTGANLAINGGMHME from the coding sequence ATGAAAGCTGAACGTGTGGCTTTTGTTACGGGCGGCATGGGCGGCCTTGGGGCGGCGATCAGCAGGACACTCCATGACGCGGGCATCACGGTGGCGATGTCGCACTCGATACGCAACGATCACATTTCGACGTGGTTGGTGAAGGAGCGCGATTTGGGGCGCATTTTTCACGCGTACGAAGCCGATGTCACTGATTTCGACTCGTGCGAGCGGTGCGCGAAACGTGTGCTCGATGAACTGAAGAGGGTCGATATCCTGATCAACAACGCAGGCATCACTCGCGACGCGACGTTTGCCAATATGAGCAAAGCCGATTGGGACGCTGTGTTGCGCACCGATCTGGATGGTCTATTCAACATGACCAAGCCATTTCTGCCAGGCATGGTTGAGCGCGGGTACGGCCGTATCGTCAATATCGGTTCGGTGAATGGATCCCGCGGTGCGTTCGGACAGGCCAACTATTCGGCGGCAAAGTCCGGCGTGCATGGTTTCACGAAAGCCGTGGCGCTGGAAGTTGCGAAACACGGCGTGACGGTGAACACAGTGTCGCCGGGTTACCTCGCAACGGCGATGGTTCAGGCCCTGCCGCACGACATCATGGAAACGAAGATCTTGCCGCAGATCCCCGTCGGCCGGCTCGGACGCCCCGAAGAGGTGGCCGCGCTGATTGCATTTCTCTGCTCCGATGAAGCGGCCTTCATGACGGGCGCCAATCTGGCCATCAACGGCGGAATGCACATGGAGTGA
- a CDS encoding universal stress protein, with the protein MSYQSILVHLDTGTHAQSRLELALQLAQRFHAKLTGVLSTYTPDKHELFVMGGTASYYIEHEQQRQERCADLKRVFHAALARAKVDGQWIAITGYANDVIPPYARLADLIVAGQIDLKDPDSFIAEQFVENLVMAAGRPVLVLPSSGSFTECGKHVLIAWDGSREATRAIHDALPFLSHAAKVTVLTVNAEQDAPDSVRMPGADIALTLARHDVKVEVREVTIERNTPVGDVLLSQTSALGCDMIVMGAYAHTRLRELVMGGATRTILRSMTVPVLFSH; encoded by the coding sequence ATGAGCTACCAAAGCATCCTCGTTCACCTGGATACGGGCACGCATGCGCAGTCGCGTCTCGAACTGGCGTTGCAGCTCGCGCAGCGCTTCCACGCGAAACTGACGGGCGTCCTGTCCACATACACCCCGGACAAGCATGAGCTTTTCGTCATGGGCGGCACGGCCAGTTACTACATCGAGCACGAGCAGCAACGACAGGAGCGGTGCGCCGACCTTAAGCGTGTCTTTCACGCAGCGCTCGCACGTGCCAAAGTGGATGGACAGTGGATCGCGATCACCGGCTACGCGAACGATGTCATACCGCCGTATGCACGCCTGGCTGACCTGATCGTCGCGGGCCAGATCGATCTGAAGGATCCCGATTCATTCATCGCAGAACAGTTCGTCGAGAATCTGGTGATGGCGGCGGGACGTCCTGTGCTGGTGTTGCCATCAAGTGGCTCGTTCACAGAATGCGGCAAGCACGTGCTGATCGCATGGGACGGAAGCCGCGAAGCGACGCGCGCGATTCACGATGCGCTGCCTTTCCTCTCGCACGCGGCGAAGGTCACGGTACTAACGGTCAACGCGGAACAGGATGCGCCGGATAGCGTACGCATGCCTGGCGCCGACATAGCGCTGACGCTGGCACGTCATGACGTGAAGGTGGAGGTTCGTGAAGTCACCATTGAACGCAACACGCCTGTCGGCGACGTGCTGTTGTCTCAGACGTCCGCTCTTGGCTGCGACATGATCGTGATGGGCGCTTACGCGCATACCCGTCTGCGCGAACTGGTGATGGGCGGCGCCACGCGTACGATCCTCCGGTCGATGACGGTCCCCGTTCTGTTTTCGCATTAG
- a CDS encoding universal stress protein has protein sequence MYNRILIALDGSDTASRALDTALKLAAEHGAQLLPLYVIDVPVIAYDVPGFDPSIIRDAFGEEGKRITSDAKTRLEKRRVTGTPRVVEVSPPGEDVAHRINAMATEWHADLIVMGTHGRRGFRRLVLGSVAERVLRSASCPVLMIPAQAADMPAGSTASASDEKALT, from the coding sequence ATGTATAACCGCATACTCATTGCGCTCGACGGTAGCGACACGGCTTCGCGCGCGCTCGATACAGCATTGAAGCTCGCTGCCGAACACGGCGCACAGCTCTTGCCACTGTATGTGATCGACGTGCCCGTGATCGCCTACGACGTACCCGGATTCGATCCATCCATCATCCGGGACGCCTTCGGGGAAGAAGGCAAGCGGATTACGTCCGATGCAAAGACCCGCCTCGAGAAGCGGAGAGTAACGGGCACGCCGCGTGTGGTCGAAGTCTCGCCGCCCGGCGAGGACGTCGCACATCGCATCAATGCGATGGCCACCGAATGGCATGCCGATCTGATCGTCATGGGCACGCACGGTCGACGTGGGTTCCGGCGTCTCGTGCTGGGAAGTGTCGCCGAACGCGTTTTACGAAGCGCGTCCTGCCCGGTCCTGATGATTCCGGCGCAGGCGGCTGACATGCCCGCCGGATCCACAGCCTCCGCTTCCGATGAAAAGGCACTGACATGA
- a CDS encoding universal stress protein has translation MSYKTLLVHIDDSLRSHARIALSLDLARRWDAHLIGLYVVSSDLFRPPFRRDDSAPFAQLVAQQAQRQQTAHDAFLAATERAGHRSAEWRAPRGPALEVATLHARHADLLILGQDDPQDAAAYVAPNFVGSLVLDAGRPALVIPHAGTVKSPGENILIAWDGSREAARAVADALPLLKAARYVSVDIERRTEPHADAPIGIDVAAWLDMHGVNASFSAAPGHFGAGTGSTLLNRASDGHFDLLVMGAYGHSRARERVFGGVTRTMLESMTVPVLMSH, from the coding sequence ATGAGCTACAAGACCCTGCTCGTCCATATCGACGATAGCCTTCGCAGCCACGCCCGGATTGCACTGTCGCTCGATCTCGCGCGGCGCTGGGATGCCCACCTGATCGGATTGTATGTTGTCTCCAGTGATCTGTTCAGGCCGCCGTTCCGGCGGGACGATAGCGCCCCGTTCGCACAACTCGTAGCGCAGCAGGCCCAGCGCCAGCAAACTGCGCACGACGCGTTTCTCGCCGCGACGGAGCGCGCGGGCCACCGCAGTGCCGAATGGCGGGCGCCGCGCGGACCTGCATTGGAGGTGGCCACGCTCCATGCTCGCCACGCAGATCTGCTAATACTCGGTCAGGACGATCCACAGGACGCCGCTGCGTACGTAGCCCCAAATTTCGTCGGCAGCCTGGTCCTCGATGCGGGCCGCCCCGCCTTGGTCATTCCTCATGCCGGCACCGTGAAATCGCCGGGAGAAAATATCCTGATCGCCTGGGACGGCAGCCGCGAAGCGGCGCGCGCCGTAGCGGACGCGCTTCCACTACTCAAGGCTGCGCGCTACGTGTCGGTCGACATCGAGCGCCGAACTGAGCCGCATGCGGATGCCCCCATCGGAATCGACGTCGCGGCCTGGCTTGATATGCATGGCGTCAATGCCTCGTTCTCGGCGGCCCCCGGTCATTTCGGCGCCGGGACGGGATCAACCCTGCTCAATCGGGCGTCGGACGGGCACTTCGATCTGCTCGTCATGGGTGCGTATGGGCATTCCCGAGCGCGAGAACGGGTGTTCGGCGGGGTCACCCGGACGATGCTCGAATCGATGACCGTACCCGTGCTGATGTCGCACTAA
- a CDS encoding universal stress protein, producing the protein MYERIVVALDDSACAQRALGEAVRLAKESGGVVEVLSVVDRGKWPVEGDSGYGLDPEVRIAASVASHVFEAAQKLLQEAGVRGTVRAIDAYGENVPTVLARAADECDADIIVIGTHGRRGTRRFFLGSVAESLVRSTQKPVLIVRHDSNHLA; encoded by the coding sequence ATGTATGAACGAATCGTCGTCGCGCTCGATGACAGCGCGTGCGCGCAGCGTGCGCTCGGAGAGGCCGTGCGGCTGGCCAAAGAGTCGGGTGGGGTAGTGGAAGTACTGTCCGTTGTGGATCGAGGCAAGTGGCCGGTAGAAGGCGATTCGGGATACGGGCTCGACCCTGAGGTGCGCATCGCCGCGAGCGTTGCCAGCCACGTCTTCGAAGCCGCGCAGAAACTCCTGCAGGAAGCAGGCGTGCGCGGGACGGTGCGGGCAATCGACGCATATGGCGAAAACGTTCCCACAGTACTGGCGCGGGCCGCCGACGAATGTGACGCAGACATCATCGTCATTGGCACGCATGGAAGGCGTGGCACGCGGCGGTTTTTTCTCGGCAGTGTCGCTGAGTCGCTCGTGCGTTCAACACAGAAGCCGGTGCTGATCGTGCGGCACGATTCCAATCACCTTGCGTGA
- a CDS encoding Acg family FMN-binding oxidoreductase, translating into MSTPVSPSAWELDEQLFSASTSLERQLRFALQYAVLAPSNHNAQPWRFIVDGDTVQLCADRTRALPVVDPFDREMLISCGAALLNLRVALSHFGVAYSITLFPSDFDPDIVARLKVTPDGHRDPALADLFSAVTRRVTTRAPFASELIAESFKKEVSDACDIEGAIAICVDERSSRQAIADLIAEADRIQFADPRFRRELASWIHPRRLGDGMPAYGAAVAGLLDLAAPLVTSVVRVFDVGAGTPATHQRLVEGSPLLVGIATIRDDREAWLAAGQALQRMLLVAASEGFTASYLNQPIEVGTLRDQLKTMLKVEAMPQLLLRVGRGPYVNHSPRRPLSDVVD; encoded by the coding sequence ATGAGCACGCCAGTGTCACCATCAGCGTGGGAGCTCGACGAGCAGCTATTCAGCGCTTCGACATCACTGGAGCGACAACTCCGGTTCGCGTTGCAGTATGCGGTACTTGCGCCGTCGAATCACAACGCGCAACCCTGGCGATTCATCGTCGACGGGGATACCGTGCAACTCTGTGCTGATCGCACGCGTGCGTTGCCGGTTGTTGATCCATTCGATCGCGAGATGCTCATCAGCTGTGGCGCCGCACTACTCAATCTACGCGTAGCGCTGAGCCATTTCGGAGTAGCGTATTCGATCACTCTTTTCCCATCGGACTTTGATCCTGACATTGTCGCTCGCCTGAAGGTGACGCCCGACGGTCACCGCGACCCAGCCTTGGCGGACCTTTTCAGTGCCGTGACAAGGCGCGTGACGACTCGCGCGCCCTTCGCCAGCGAGCTCATTGCCGAATCCTTCAAGAAAGAGGTCTCCGACGCGTGTGATATAGAAGGTGCGATCGCAATTTGCGTAGATGAGCGATCGTCCCGTCAGGCCATCGCCGATTTGATCGCGGAGGCCGACCGCATCCAGTTCGCCGACCCGCGCTTTCGCCGTGAACTCGCAAGCTGGATTCATCCGCGTCGGCTCGGTGACGGCATGCCGGCATACGGGGCGGCAGTTGCTGGGCTGCTCGATCTCGCGGCGCCGCTGGTCACATCGGTGGTCCGTGTGTTTGATGTCGGCGCCGGTACACCTGCCACACATCAACGACTCGTCGAAGGTTCGCCCCTTCTCGTGGGAATTGCGACGATACGCGACGACCGGGAGGCATGGCTGGCTGCAGGACAGGCGCTCCAACGAATGTTGCTTGTCGCGGCTTCCGAAGGATTCACTGCGTCGTATCTGAATCAGCCGATCGAAGTCGGCACGCTGCGCGATCAGCTCAAAACCATGCTGAAAGTCGAAGCCATGCCTCAATTGCTGCTACGCGTCGGCCGCGGCCCCTACGTGAATCATTCGCCGAGGCGACCTTTGTCGGACGTCGTCGACTGA
- a CDS encoding c-type cytochrome gives MSSARAQPNEPTELVDQQHCMFCHTSDAPFLAPSFRQIADRYRNVPNATAMLEIKLRKGGRAHWGDTPMPMPPERGGPISAEDAHKLIQWVMTQ, from the coding sequence ATGAGTTCGGCCCGTGCTCAGCCCAATGAACCGACCGAACTGGTCGACCAGCAGCACTGCATGTTCTGTCATACGTCAGATGCCCCCTTTCTTGCACCATCGTTTCGTCAGATTGCAGATCGATACCGCAACGTACCGAACGCAACAGCGATGCTCGAGATCAAACTCAGAAAAGGGGGACGCGCGCATTGGGGTGACACCCCCATGCCGATGCCCCCGGAACGCGGCGGGCCCATATCCGCGGAGGACGCTCATAAGCTGATTCAATGGGTGATGACGCAGTAA
- a CDS encoding DUF3564 family protein — MRITVHLDTFDCQDSAYAIIWLDRETGKWSREGHAVIDLPAWGTLAFAKGSTHLRFPLCTHIPRRPEAQ; from the coding sequence ATGAGAATCACCGTTCATCTCGACACGTTCGATTGTCAAGATTCCGCCTACGCGATTATTTGGCTTGACCGGGAGACAGGCAAGTGGTCGCGGGAAGGGCATGCCGTAATCGACTTGCCGGCATGGGGAACGTTAGCGTTTGCCAAAGGCAGCACTCATTTGAGGTTCCCTTTGTGCACACATATTCCGCGCCGACCAGAAGCTCAGTGA
- a CDS encoding IMPACT family protein, translating into MPTFTLPSALQAELDIRKSRFIAYAIPVADRDAAMEELRRLREAHPTATHVCWALLAGGQSGMSDDGEPSGTAGRPILEVLRHHDLDGVLAAVVRYYGGVKLGAGGLVRAYTDAIATALQDAPRVERIALASLQVEIGYPDEARVRRWIEQENYALEASAYDMNVQLTIRLPVTAIDAAREALRDMTQGRAVFPESV; encoded by the coding sequence TTGCCGACCTTCACTCTCCCCTCAGCGCTGCAGGCGGAACTCGACATCCGCAAAAGCCGCTTCATCGCCTACGCGATTCCCGTCGCCGACCGCGACGCCGCAATGGAAGAACTGCGCCGCCTGCGCGAAGCACATCCCACGGCCACGCATGTCTGCTGGGCGCTGCTGGCGGGTGGGCAATCGGGCATGTCCGACGACGGCGAGCCGTCGGGCACGGCGGGACGCCCGATACTCGAAGTGCTGCGTCATCACGATCTCGACGGTGTGCTGGCCGCTGTCGTGCGCTATTACGGCGGCGTGAAGCTCGGCGCGGGCGGCCTCGTGCGTGCCTATACCGACGCGATCGCCACCGCGCTGCAGGACGCGCCGCGCGTCGAGCGGATCGCGCTTGCGTCCTTGCAGGTCGAAATCGGCTATCCCGACGAAGCCCGGGTGCGACGCTGGATCGAACAGGAAAACTACGCGCTCGAAGCGAGTGCGTACGACATGAACGTGCAACTGACGATCCGCCTGCCCGTCACGGCCATCGACGCCGCACGCGAAGCCTTGCGCGACATGACGCAAGGCCGCGCAGTTTTCCCCGAAAGCGTCTGA